The Podospora pseudocomata strain CBS 415.72m chromosome 1 map unlocalized CBS415.72m_1, whole genome shotgun sequence genome has a segment encoding these proteins:
- a CDS encoding uncharacterized protein (MEROPS:MER0002764; CAZy:GH55; COG:S; EggNog:ENOG503NYH6) — protein sequence MVDNQKNYYGVAPDKGKQNGPVWRYSESFAKYMSNLRANKVIRGGYGKGLTPGAGDRRQNHLNGTLGSNSALYLNNTRTLLSRGSAPLHKRASDYWLTTLGPLGIQPHAGGSNYKFYRDVVADYGADNTGESDASEAINAAVEDGNRCGLECGNTFTQGAIIYFPPGTYKICSPVVQLYYSQFIGDPHDPPTIMGCKSFKGIALFDADPYIPGGGGQNWYINQNQFFRQIRNFIFDLTKMPISTADNDQPLVPTGIHWQVSQATSLENLVFNMPKATDDETTTAVGIFTENGSGGFVADLTFNGGAVGWRAGSQQYTARNLKFNGCLTAVQMIWDWGFNWQGIEVKDSAIAFNISGRGGATGQGIGSISVIDSSITNTPIGILTNSHEQSPNIVLDNVKISNVAQVVQVDNGPSLLSGTSDTATIDLWAHGRRYNGDKGSSETGPVKAPSKAAGLLGDDKKLFTKSRPQYADFSPENFLVATKEGIKNDGTGDQTLAINAFLLKAKANSQIAYFPAGIYQVGGTVFIPTGSRVVGSSWSQIQGSGFYFADMNAPRVMVKVGNRGDLGTMEITDMLFTVKGATAGAILVEWNVAGDEQGAAGMWDSHVRVGGGIGTDLDIDNCPKGGFNDQCICASMLLHVTAQASGYFENVWVWVADHDNDMVVYDSPDKLINQISLYAARCTLIESQEPTWFYGTGSEHCVMYQYQLNKAKNVYLGHIQSETPYYQPNPVAPYPFDGARPMAADPSFLECTTDSCKAGWGLRIIDSENITIHGSGLYSFFQDYYQDCLETFDCQDKILEVKGSKNVAIFNLFTVGTVNIASATRISLGMNLTNGKSNSSATQQEGNISRLTRDSGFTTEVSVWLPLDGSDNISVVYVGPEIWDRPTAACSPPCVLVLPTSTLDQDTTISPSEYTTSLEYGRQGSSTGPGGQVITTFYTTTTTITITVPPITIPKNSGLPYSNVNVTRGQGGGGFIATPRVEIPPIGVPLPDGNGGTTTRQVFLPPWPDVNRGPPEDWEYDGPWGNPSPIPSGGVGQAFHTPWSTTVTASAATVTTLTFPAIVHPQTYQCPPSSEISFNTPRMTLTVDCPTPTEFKFGFSCPTTKVVTFLGPSAGVFTVDCTVSSVWDFPRFPEPTPGPSESTTSDEPLPVWTTWPPGEITPVEREVEESEPEDDGTFTSCKLWFFFFCIRWDNIKIGGWKWTLPPGIYPPGPPPPFIKFPFKVEGTLPPWPEITIGRDRKLTYSNEPTSCTTKSASLCTTTTIFSVTKIAEDSTRTTATATSRQCETVRGCDVTDQNTRTVSTAIESCTPKPRVKARDGDDPSLLNPRQNGNGNGCGKNAIVYPKDPKSAGDIPSLLSAYAGKYETIGVPELNIVGYWWVPLLDEETMKRLKSSPFVNDAYYYQDWNNAGNGPDRSGNINGEMALPAHSEGITHDDDGWTSLASPLFKRARTTTATNFWASSIVSLPKGWNWREAGTDSYDYSNLANPYLYQWDDQGGSTEHTIYVTGEARVWTDHPEFKASEGFQGELDIVLPGGKYDVENDKADAFHGTCVAAYAIGAKLGICKKCRGVWFETKLWSTDDPYFNPNFVRERGIAHLMAAFRDIHLRGNAKKAVINMSWSYPPGKAIPATLQSTHWVLTELDKMGVVLVASSGNHAHDEGREISRFPARFASPDKKRNPYGEIKNLIVVGATQNIGIEYTRGQTSNYMTTFAPGENVPCTSDPNAAGDKYSRNMASGTSAAAPQVAGLAAYWRSLPSKWQTQLEEPANVKKLIRLFHRRYGFWNAQREKNFPILAQSKPVIWNGQVKDKNCLVDYDTRQTWDTTKACPDIPDRLSTLPENPGESVNCNNPAPPPNSKRQAGSGGSCPFTPGGSGAEKSIDYQPKPTPSPTCQSNNCGGKLCTGFFCRPKPSGIPPDYMDPKDPNAGNPVPVTHIPGPNKPTTTRGGGGTPTPSPECDDKCKLDRGNPCRCGDTGCDEQSPACCHNASCPKCDCPKNGDGCSKNSPACCASGTCQWQYTGGGGGLEPNPVDEPDSGANRVASPPSSMETVTEDPEHVDAVYEIYSERDAKGGFVVSGFSGDVNGTVVGMGGVEPDWVMSGNGTSGLETSYKGVVAYGRRCDFLAGSVNGYEGMERPGMVVGALTCEGVAPAVCVRGEGGGEVREELVCRWE from the exons ATGGTTGACAACCAAAAGAATTATTATGGAGTAGCACCAGACAAGGGCAAACAAAATGGCCCAGTCTGGAGATACAGCGAGAGCTTTGCCAAATACATGTCCAACCTCCGAGCCAACAAAGTCATTCGAGGTGGTTATGGTAAAGGACTAACACCCGGAGCCGGGGACCGCCGTCAAAATCACCTCAATGGCACTCTAGGTTCAAATAGCGCCCTATatctcaacaacacccgGACTCTGTTGAGTCGTGGCTCGGCTCCACTTCACAAGCGGGCTTCCGATTACTGGCTTACCACACTTGGTCCCTTGGGAATACAACCGCATGCTGGCGGAAGCAACTACAAGTTCTAccgtgatgttgttgctgattaCGGTGCTGACAACACTGGTGAGAGCGATGCTTCAGAGGCCATAAATGCCGCCGTAGAGGATGGCAACCGCTGTGGGCTGGAGTGTGGCAACACCTTCACTCAGGGAGCCATCATCTACTTCCCC CCGGGCACGTACAAAATCTGCAGCCCCGTTGTCCAGCTATACTACTCACAGTTCATTGGTGATCCGCACGATCCACCAACCATCATGGGATGCAAGTCGTTCAAAGGAATTGCTCTCTTCGATGCTGATCCGTATATTCCCGGAGG GGGCGGCCAAAACTGGTAcatcaaccaaaaccaaTTCTTCCGTCAGATCCGGAACTTCATCTTTGACCTGACGAAGATGCCCATCTCCACGGCCGACAATGACCAGCCCCTGGTTCCCACTGGTATTCATTGGCAGGTGTCGCAGGCAACTTCGTTGGAGAACTTGGTCTTCAACATGCCCAAAGCCACGGATGATGAAACGACAACTGCCGTGGGAATCTTTACCGAGAACGGGTCTGGTGGTTTTGTTGCTGATCTG ACCTTCAATGGGGGAGCTGTTGGTTGGCGTGCTGGGTCTCAGCAATACACGGCACGCAACCTGAAGTTTAACGGCTGCCTGACAGCCGTTCAGATGATTTGGGATTGGGGGTTTAACTGGCAAGGG ATTGAAGTCAAAGACAGCGCCATTGCCTTCAACATCAGCGGCCGTGGAGGAGCCACAGGACAAGGCATTGGCTCCATCTCGGTCATCGATTCCTCCATTACCAACACTCCAATCGGCATCCTGACAAACTCCCACGAACAATCCCCCAACATCGTTCTCGATAATGTCAAGATCTCCAACGTCGCCCAAGTCGTTCAAGTGGACAACGGTCCCTCCCTTCTCTCCGGCACATCTGACACCGCAACCATTGACCTCTGGGCCCACGGCCGTCGCTACAATGGGGACAAGGGGTCATCCGAGACCGGACCCGTGAAAGCCCCTTCTAAAGCCGCCGGGTTGTTGGGAGACGACAAGAAGCTGTTCACCAAGTCTCGCCCTCAATACGCCGACTTTAGCCCCGAAAACTTCCTTGTTGCTACCAAAGAAGGCATCAAGAACGATGGCACCGGCGATCAGACCCTCGCTATCAACGCCTTCTTGCTCaaagccaaggccaacaGCCAGATTGCCTATTTCCCGGCAGGTATTTACCAGGTGGGCGGGACAGTGTTCATCCCCACGGGCAGCAGAGTGGTTGGTTCCAGTTGGTCGCAGATACAAGGGAGCGGGTTTTACTTTGCTGATATGAACGCCCCGAGGGTGATGGTTAAGGTTGGAAACAGGGGAGACTTGGGAACGATGGAGATTACGGACATGCTGTTCACGGTCAAGGGGGCGACGGCGGGTGCAATTTTGGTGGAATGGAATGTTGCTGGGGATGAGCAAGGAGCTG CTGGCATGTGGGATTCGCATGTGCGCGTGGGAGGCGGCATAGGGACTGACCTTGACATTGACAACTGTCCCAAGGGTGGTTTCAACGATCAATGCATATGCGCGTCTATGCTCCTCCATGTGACTGCGCAGGCCTCGGGGTACTTTGAGAACGTCTGGGTTTGGGTAGCAGACCA TGACAATGACATGGTTGTCTATGACTCTCCTGACAAGCTCATCAACCAGATCAGTCTTTATGCCGCGAGATGTACCTTGATTGAGTCCCAAGAGCCGACATGGTTCTATGGCACTGGATCAGAACACTGCGTCATGTATCAGTACCAGTTGAACAAGGCGAAGAACGTCTACCTCGGCCATATTCAGTCGGAGACGCCTTACTATCAGCCCAACCCTGTGGCACCTTACCCATTCGATGGCGCGAGGCCCATGGCGGCAGACCCGTCGTTTTTGGAATGCACCACGGACAGCTGTAAAGCTGGCTGGGGTCTGCGCATCATTGACTCGGAGAACATCACTATTCACGGGTCTGGGTTGTACAGCTTCTTCCAGGACTACTATCAGGACTGTCTCGAGACGTTTGACTGCCAGGACAAGATTCTGGAAGTCAAAGGGTCGAAAAATGTggccatcttcaacctcttcacTGTAGGGACGGTCAATATTGCCTCGG CGACACGAATATCTTTAGGAATGAATCTAACCAACGGTAAGTCAAATTCGTCGGCTACCCAACAAGAAGGAAATATCAGCAGGCTAACAAGAGATAGCGGCTTCACCACCGAGGTCAGTGTTTGGCTTCCCTTGGACGGCTCTGACAATATCAGTGTTGTATATGTCGGTCCGGAGATCTGGGACAGACCAACGGCTGCCTGCTCGCCGCCTTGCGTTCTCGTATTACCCACGAGCACCCTGGaccaagacaccaccatATCTCCGTCTGAATACACCACATCGCTGGAATACGGTCGCCAGGGCTCTTCAACCGGCCCCGGGGGACAGGTTATCACGACTTTTTATACCACTACAACCACCATTACTATCACTGTACCGCCCATTACCATCCCGAAAAATAGTGGCTTGCCTTACTCCAATGTCAACGTCACGCGAGGGCAGGGGGGAGGCGGCTTCATAGCGACCCCCAGAGTTGAGATCCCGCCCATTGGAGTTCCTCTCCCTGATGGCAAtggcggcaccaccacccgtcaAGTATTCCTTCCGCCCTGGCCTGATGTCAACCGCGGTCCGCCAGAGGACTGGGAGTATGATGGACCATGGGGTAATCCTAGCCCTATCCCGAGTGGCGGCGTCGGCCAGGCTTTCCACACCCCGTGGTCGACGACGGTAACGGCCTCCGCGGCCACGGTCACGACCTTGACATTTCCGGCCATTGTACACCCACAGACATACCAGTGTCCTCCGTCAAGCGAGATATCCTTCAACACACCTCGCATGACTCTCACGGTAGACTGTCCTACTCCGACAGAGTTCAAGTTTGGGTTCTCGTGCCCAACAACAAAGGTAGTGACGTTTCTGGGACCGTCAGCGGGAGTGTTTACAGTTGACTGCACAGTATCATCAGTTTGGGACTTTCCTCGATTCCCGGAGCCAACACCTGGCCCTTCGGAATCAACAACCAGTGACGAGCCTCTCCCAGTGTGGACTACGTGGCCGCCTGGAGAGATCACGCCCGTGGAGAGAGAAGTCGAAGAGTCAGAGCCCGAGGATGACGGTACTTTCACATCTTGCAAGCtttggtttttctttttctgcaTTCGCTGGGATAATATCAAGATCGGGGGGTGGAAGTGGACGTTGCCGCCTGGTATCTATCCTCC AGGgcctccgccgcccttcATAAAGTTTCCCTTCAAGGTTGAAGGCACactgccgccatggccagAAATCACCATTGGCCGTGACAGGAAACTTACATACTCCAACGAACCTACGAGCTGCACCACCAAGTCGGCATCGCTCTGcacgacaacaaccatcTTTTCTGTGACCAAGATTGCAGAAGACTCAACCCGGACAAcagccaccgccacctcGCGACAGTGCGAGACGGTCAGGGGCTGCGATGTGACGGACCAGAACACGAGGACTGTGTCGACTGCGATAGAGTCGTGCACGCCAAAGCCGAGAGTAAAAGCCCGAGACGGCGATGATCCCAGTCTTTTGAACCCACGACAgaacggcaacggcaacggctgCGGCAAGAATGCCATTGTGTATCCCAAGGATCCCAAGAGCGCGGGCGATATTCCGTCCTTGCTCAGCGCGTATGCCGGAAAATACGAGACGATCGGCGTCCCGGAGTTGAACATTGTCGGTTACTGGTGGGTGCCTCTGCTAGACGAGGAGACCatgaagaggttgaagagtTCACCCTTTGTGAACGACGCCTATTATTATCAAGACTGGAACAATGCTGGCAATGGGCCAGACAGGTCAGGGAATATCAATGGTGAGATGGCGCTACCCGCTCATTCCGAGGGTATTACTCACGATGATGACGGTTGGACGTCGCTCGCGTCTCCTCTGTTCAAAAGAGCCCGCACGACTACGGCCACGAATTTTTGGGCGTCATCTATCGTGTCGCTCCCCAAAGGCTGGAACTGGCGAGAAGCGGGTACAGATTCATACGACTACAGCAATCTTGCCAATCCCTATCTGTATCAGTGGGATGACCAAGGAGGAAGCACGGAACACACCATCTACGTGACGGGCGAGGCGAGGGTGTGGACCGATCATCCCGAGTTCAAGGCATCCGAGGGATTTCAGGGTGAACTCGATATCGTGCTTCCAGGAGGCAAATACGACGTCGAAAACGACAAGGCAGACGCCTTTCATGGCACCTGTGTCGCTGCATATGCCATCGGAGCGAAGCTGGGCATCTGCAAGAAGTGTCGAGGTGTTTGGTTCGAGACGAAGCTATGGTCTACCGATGACCCCTATTTCAACCCGAACTTTGTACGCGAGCGCGGCATTGCCCATCTGATGGCCGCGTTTCGAGATATTCATCTCAGGGGAAACGCAAAGAAGGCAGTCATCAACATGTCGTGGTCGTACCCTCCGGGAAAGGCCATTCCGGCCACCCTCCAATCTACCCACTGGGTCTTGACCGAACTGGACAAAATGGGTGTTGTGCTTGTGGCTTCATCGGGTAACCACGCACACGATGAGGGCAGGGAAATCAGCCGGTTTCCAGCTCGCTTCGCCAGTCcagacaagaaaagaaaccctTACGGAGAGATAAAGAACCTCATTGTGGTCGGTGCCACTCAAAACATCGGTATCGAATACACAAGGGGCCAGACATCCAATTACATGACCACCTTCGCCCCGGGCGAAAACGTCCCATGCACCAGCGACCCCAACGCCGCAGGCGACAAGTATTCCAGAAATATGGCGTCTGGcacctcagcagcagcgcctCAAGTTGCGGGTTTGGCGGCCTACTGGCGCTCCCTTCCGTCTAAGTGGCAGACGCAGCTCGAGGAGCCAGCCAATGTCAAGAAACTGATTCGGCTTTTCCACCGAAGATATGGCTTCTGGAACGCTCAGAGGGAAAAGAACTTTCCCATCTTGGCTCAGAGTAAGCCGGTAATCTGGAACGGCCAAGTCAAAGACAAGAACTGTCTCGTTGATTATGACACTCGCCAAACTTGGGACACCACCAAGGCCTGTCCAGACATTCCTGACCGGCTCAGCACCCTCCCTGAGAACCCTGGTGAGTCGGTAAACTGCAACAAtccggcacctccacccaACAGCAAGAGACAAGCCGGCAGCGGTGGTAGCTGTCCTTTTACCCCCGGCGGCTCCGGCGCAGAAAAGTCCATTGACTACCAGCCCAAAcccacaccctccccaacctgccAGTCCAACAACTGCGGCGGCAAGCTCTGTACCGGGTTCTTCTGCCGACCAAAGCCATCCGGTATCCCGCCCGATTATATGGACCCCAAAGATCCCAACGCCGGCAACCCCGTCCCTGTCACCCACATCCCGGGTCCTAACAAACCGACCACCACCCGTGGCGGGGGTGGcacacccaccccttccccggaATGTGACGACAAGTGCAAGCTTGACCGTGGCAACCCCTGCCGATGCGGCGACACTGGTTGCGATGAACAGTCTCCTGCGTGCTGCCACAATGCCTCCTGTCCCAAGTGTGACTGTCCCAAGAACGGGGATGGGTGCTCCAAGAACTCGCCAGCTTGTTGTGCGAGTGGGACTTGTCAGTGGCAGTATaccggcggcggagggggcTTGGAGCCAAACCCAGTTGATGAGCCCGACAGTGGCGCCAACAGAGttgcctcaccaccatcgtcgATGGAGACGGTGACGGAGGATCCCGAGCATGTTGATGCCGTGTATGAGATTTATTCGGAGAGGGATGCGAAGGGAGGGTTTGTGGTTAGTGGGTTTAGCGGGGATGTTAACGGGACGGTTGTTGGGATGGGCGGTGTGGAGCCGGATTGGGTGATGAGTGGGAATGGGACATCGGGATTGGAGACGAGCTATAAGGGGGTTGTGGCGTATGGGAGACGGTGTGACTTTTTGGCGGGGAGTGTGAATGGGTATGAGGGAATGGAGaggccagggatggtggttggggcGCTGACTTGTGAGGGGGTCGCGCCGGCTGTTTGTGtcaggggagagggaggaggggaggtgagggaggagttggtttgTAGGTGGGAGTAG